The Chryseolinea soli genome contains a region encoding:
- a CDS encoding thioredoxin family protein, which translates to MKRIIVLIAAIGLGACKPNQGLITTSQAPQQAPGSVSKAPDKEESTVAKVDATKVDVNWMTLDEAVKKADAEKRPIFIDVYTDWCGWCKVMDRETFNDPVVAKLLNDKFYPVKFNAEQTADVKFKGHVFKFVPSGDRGYHQLAAALLNNQLSYPTVVFLNENFDMLQPLPGYRKAPEFHMMAQFIGEGHYKTEKWNEWQSHYKSPYGSQRNEP; encoded by the coding sequence ATGAAAAGAATAATTGTATTGATCGCTGCTATTGGCCTGGGGGCGTGTAAGCCCAATCAAGGTCTGATCACCACCAGCCAAGCACCCCAGCAAGCTCCTGGCTCCGTGAGCAAAGCCCCTGACAAGGAGGAAAGCACGGTGGCGAAAGTGGATGCAACGAAAGTGGATGTAAATTGGATGACCCTTGACGAGGCCGTAAAGAAAGCCGATGCTGAGAAAAGGCCGATATTTATCGACGTCTACACCGACTGGTGTGGCTGGTGCAAGGTGATGGACCGGGAAACTTTTAACGACCCGGTGGTGGCTAAACTACTGAACGACAAGTTCTACCCGGTGAAGTTCAACGCCGAGCAAACGGCCGATGTAAAGTTCAAAGGACATGTATTCAAATTTGTGCCCAGCGGCGACCGGGGCTATCACCAATTGGCGGCAGCTTTGCTGAACAATCAACTCAGCTATCCGACGGTGGTTTTTCTGAACGAGAATTTTGATATGCTGCAACCACTGCCGGGCTACAGAAAGGCACCTGAATTTCACATGATGGCCCAGTTCATTGGCGAAGGCCATTACAAAACCGAAAAATGGAACGAGTGGCAAAGCCACTACAAATCACCCTACGGAAGTCAGCGGAACGAACCCTGA
- a CDS encoding YkgJ family cysteine cluster protein, protein MLLEKVRAVEEVFENLDREISTFQSWSGLHCAWGCGKCCFKPDIEATILEFLPFAHYLYTQNLAFEWLEKIKSSDSAICHILNPTQPGAGLCSEYKHRGLICRLFGYSARTNKYGTKELVTCQIIKTEQQQQFEAAAAQIVEEKPVPVMNQFYMQLHAIDFELTREFFPINEAIKRAIEVILHYYAYRE, encoded by the coding sequence ATGTTGCTAGAAAAAGTGCGGGCGGTTGAAGAGGTCTTCGAAAACCTTGACCGGGAAATTTCAACGTTTCAGTCCTGGTCGGGATTGCACTGCGCCTGGGGTTGTGGCAAATGTTGTTTCAAACCGGACATCGAAGCCACCATCCTGGAATTTCTTCCCTTCGCCCATTATCTCTACACGCAGAACCTGGCCTTCGAATGGCTGGAGAAGATCAAATCGTCCGATTCGGCCATCTGTCACATCCTTAACCCAACCCAACCCGGTGCCGGCTTGTGCAGCGAGTATAAACACCGCGGTTTGATCTGCCGTCTCTTCGGCTACTCGGCGCGCACCAACAAATACGGCACGAAAGAGCTGGTGACGTGCCAGATCATCAAGACCGAACAACAACAGCAATTCGAAGCCGCTGCGGCGCAAATTGTAGAGGAGAAACCTGTGCCGGTGATGAATCAATTCTACATGCAGTTACACGCCATTGATTTCGAGCTGACGCGCGAATTTTTCCCTATCAACGAGGCCATAAAGCGCGCAATAGAGGTTATATTGCATTACTATGCTTACCGGGAGTAA
- a CDS encoding nuclear transport factor 2 family protein, producing the protein MPGNEQCIRQFYAAFQNKDYVTMQELYHPEATFSDPVFQNLSSAEVKAMWEMLITSAKDLEVTFSEIEADQSKGTCRWEAVYTFSRTGRRVHNRIRAAFEFRDGRIVRHRDTFDFWRWSRQALGAPGLFLGWTPVVRNEVRATARKALDKFMRHA; encoded by the coding sequence ATGCCAGGAAACGAACAATGCATCCGCCAGTTTTATGCCGCCTTCCAAAACAAGGACTACGTTACCATGCAGGAGCTCTATCATCCGGAGGCGACGTTTAGCGACCCCGTGTTTCAAAACCTCAGCAGTGCGGAGGTGAAGGCCATGTGGGAAATGCTGATCACGTCGGCAAAAGATCTGGAAGTAACGTTCAGCGAAATAGAAGCAGACCAATCCAAAGGCACCTGCCGCTGGGAGGCGGTCTACACCTTTTCGCGCACCGGCCGCCGCGTGCACAACCGGATTCGGGCGGCCTTTGAATTCAGGGATGGCCGGATCGTGAGGCACCGCGACACGTTCGACTTCTGGCGCTGGTCGCGGCAGGCTCTCGGCGCACCCGGGCTGTTCCTGGGATGGACCCCTGTGGTGAGAAATGAAGTGCGCGCCACCGCCCGCAAAGCGTTGGACAAGTTCATGCGACACGCCTAA
- a CDS encoding aminotransferase class IV yields MTAATPLYVFFRDAIVPQEKALVHVSDLAIQRGYGIFDFFKIENGHPFFLPDYLDRFYASAEIMRLKVPYDRAQLTDIVYALIEKNNLPSSGIKMLLTGGYSPDGYAIVTPNLILTQHTLTLPPPSQIEKGVKIITHHYVRDIPGVKTINYSMGIWLTEKIIQQNAIDVLYQSAGLVSELPRSNFFIVKKDNSVWTAAGNVLRGVTRKNILSLSTYTIREGDVSLQDAYDAKEAFLTSTTKRIVPIVQIDDQVIGDGKPGAVSMGLLKELVRLEEEDVRKATFAKKIS; encoded by the coding sequence ATGACAGCGGCAACACCCCTTTATGTTTTTTTTCGCGATGCCATCGTGCCGCAAGAGAAAGCACTGGTCCACGTGAGCGACCTCGCCATTCAGCGCGGCTATGGCATCTTTGATTTTTTCAAGATCGAAAACGGCCATCCCTTTTTCCTTCCCGACTACCTCGACCGGTTCTATGCTTCGGCGGAGATCATGCGGCTGAAGGTGCCTTACGATCGCGCGCAACTGACCGACATCGTTTACGCGCTGATCGAAAAGAACAACCTGCCTTCTTCCGGCATAAAGATGTTGCTCACCGGCGGCTATTCGCCGGACGGCTATGCGATCGTGACCCCCAACCTCATCCTAACCCAGCACACGCTGACCTTGCCACCGCCGTCACAAATTGAAAAAGGCGTGAAGATCATCACACACCACTATGTGCGCGACATTCCGGGTGTCAAAACCATCAACTATTCCATGGGCATCTGGCTCACGGAAAAGATTATCCAACAGAATGCCATTGATGTGCTGTATCAAAGCGCCGGTTTGGTTTCGGAGTTGCCGCGTTCGAATTTCTTTATCGTGAAAAAAGACAACAGCGTTTGGACGGCGGCCGGAAATGTTTTGCGTGGCGTTACGCGTAAAAACATCCTGAGCCTGTCAACCTACACCATCCGCGAAGGCGACGTTTCGTTGCAAGATGCCTACGACGCCAAAGAAGCCTTCCTCACCAGCACCACCAAACGCATCGTACCCATCGTACAGATTGATGATCAGGTGATTGGCGATGGCAAACCCGGTGCTGTTTCGATGGGCCTGTTAAAGGAATTGGTGCGCTTGGAGGAGGAAGATGTCCGCAAAGCCACCTTTGCAAAAAAAATAAGTTAA
- a CDS encoding acyltransferase encodes MSTKIKSIGVVSARIVLGLIYFVFGLNFFLHFLPTPPSAGGPADSFAGALFQSGYFFPFLKGLEVVVGILLLAGVFVPLALVILAPISIHILLFHAFLTDNVVMAVVILALNLYLAWSYRDYYKPLFSPKATASI; translated from the coding sequence ATGTCAACAAAAATCAAATCCATCGGCGTCGTGAGTGCGCGCATTGTACTCGGGCTGATCTACTTTGTCTTCGGACTGAATTTCTTCCTGCACTTTCTGCCCACACCTCCTTCGGCAGGTGGACCGGCCGATAGCTTTGCCGGCGCATTGTTTCAATCCGGCTACTTCTTTCCTTTTCTGAAAGGTTTGGAAGTGGTGGTGGGTATCTTGTTACTGGCGGGTGTGTTCGTGCCGCTGGCCCTGGTGATCCTGGCGCCGATCAGCATCCACATCTTGTTGTTCCATGCATTCCTCACCGACAACGTGGTGATGGCCGTCGTGATCCTGGCCTTGAACCTGTACCTGGCCTGGTCGTATCGCGACTACTACAAGCCTTTGTTCTCGCCGAAAGCAACGGCAAGTATATAA